The genomic DNA TCCGTCTGATGATTCAATCCTCCCAGTTAAGCTCGGCAATGTCTGAACACGATGCATGGCATGAAATCGTTTCCCCGGTCAGTGGGTGGGGGAATACGATGGAGGAGGCGTGAAGGGCCTGTCGCTTGTAAACGGGTGTGCCGTCATAGAGGAGATCTCCCGCCAGAGGATGGCCGAGTGAACTCAAATGGACCCTGATCTGATGGGTCCTGCCGGTTTTTAGCTGGAGAGTCAGGGATGTCTTGTCTTTTTGTTTGGAGACGACTTTAAAGTGTGTAATGGCCTCCTGACCGCTGGCTGACACCCGTCTCCTGGTAGGGTGGTGACGGTCTCTTCCGATGGGATCAGTGATGGATCCTTTGTTTTTCTTAAGTGAGCCTTGGGCTACGGCGTGGTAGGTTCGCTTGACCTTTCTCTCTGAGAGAAGGCGGTCCAGGATGGCCTTGCTCAATGGATCTTTCGCGAATACGACGGCACCGGACGTATCTTTGTCCAGACGATGGATGTGAAGCACATTCGATGATTTTCCAGAAGCCTGGATATGGAAGGCCACCAGATTTGCGAGGGTGTGCGTGTCATCAAGACCGTTCGGATGGGTGTCGATGCCCGCGGGCTTATTGACGACGATGACGTGTTCATCCTCAAATAGGACATCAAGCTCCCCGTATGTTGGATTCACATTCAGTTCCAAGCCTTTAAATAAAGGGAGTTGCAGCCGGTCTCCTCCTTTTAGAGGCTCATTCCACCCGGCAACCTCACCATTGATTTTTACTTCCTTGCTCATTCGCATGGAGTGAATCCACTTTTTAGGTGAATTCCACTTATCTTTCAGAATCATTTCAATCGTTACATTTTTCCAATTACTAGGGATGGTTAGTTCAAATTGATCACCTATACGTCTTGTTTTCATCAAAAAGCTCCTTTGTACGACAAAATTCATGGTTGGATGTGTGTGTTTCGGTCTATATCTTTGTGTTTATCGATGTCGCCGTGGGTATAATTACCACCTGAGCCCTCATAGAACTATGTTATCCTTAATATAATCCATTACATAAAGATTACAATCATGACAAAAAAGGTGGGCTACAGGTGAAAATCTTAATCGCGTCGACTCCCGAACAAGAAGAGCAGATTCAGGAGCTAATCGAGTATATGTATTGTACCGTGTTTCCTGATTATTTCACAGACGATGAAATTAGACAAATGGATGACTTGAAGGTTTTACATACCCATGTGCATGAAGTGGAATATGTAGGAACGCTGAAAGAAGCGTTTCAGATCATCTCAAGTCTTCAAACACTGATTGCCATCATTGAAACAGGTAGTGAAGAGAGGGTTTATAGAGAAATGTTCGCTCATAATGCCGGGATCCTTCGGGGATTTGGGATATCTTTTCCTTTCTCATTTGAGCAATTCTCTGAAGGTCATGACTGCGATAATCATATCAGCCTGTATGCAAAGCCGGCTAATCAACTATTAATTTGATTTTATCAGAATAATCAATTAAATAGGTTTAGCATCATCAATGAGGGGTAAACATCTACTACCAGTAATCTTGAGAATTCCTCATATTCTCGATCAGAAATTCCTCCTCATTGAAAGGAGCTGACCCGTGAAGGGCCAGCTCCTCTTTTTTATTCTTTTACATATTCATTGAAGAATGCTTCGAACTCTTCCTTCGGCTGCTCACCGACTAGCCTAGCTTCCTCTTTACCACCTTTGAAGTGGACAAGGGTCGGTGTCGCTTCGATGTTGTAATCATCCCATCCCTGTTGGAATTCCAGTAGGTTGTATTGAACCATATCCACATCCATATCTTTTGCGAGTGGGGCAAGGGTAGGGGTTGTACGTTTACAGTGAACGCAGTCTGAAGCATAGAAGTATACGGTCACATCTTCTTTGCTATCCAGCTTTTCTTTTAAGTCATCTGGCAAGATGACGTTCTGGTAGTTCGGGTCGTCCAGCAGATCGACGGTAGCCGGGTTTAGTTTATCTTTTTTAAACATGTTGCCTTCTGCTTTCTGACTGTTCTGCATGCTTGTGATAATGGCGATCCCTCCGAAGAGTAGAACGACAACGGCAAGAAAAATGATGACTTTCTTCAATTAGTGATCCTCCTTCAGTGTTTTCAGAACCAGCAGGCTCATGATGAAAATGATGATGAAGCCTGTGAGGGCAAGGAATGGGATCGTGACAAATCCCATCCAATTGATGTATTCACCTGTGCAAGGCACCCTGCCGCAGGCCGGGGCATTGTCGGACAGGAAGCTTACTTTTTGAATCGAATAGTGATAAAGGGAAACCAATGTACCGATGCCGGATAAGATCATGGAATATAAGGCCATTTTGAAGTCTTTCCGTACATAAGCGACCCCGAGTATGATCACCATGGGATACATGAGGATCCGCTGGTACCAGCAAAGCTCGCACGGCTCGTACTTCATGATCTCAGAGAAGTACAAACTGCCAAGCATGGCAATCAGGGAAGTGGCCCATGCGGTGAAGAATAGAGAATCCGCTTTTTTATTCATTCCTTTCTCCTTTCTTCAAGTATTCTATCAAATTATAGTATGGGTATATTATAAATGTAAAATGCGAAATTTTTGTGTGGGATTATAAAAAAATCATGACGATTCAACGAATCATCGTTTCATGCATATCCATCGAGTGATTTTTCTTCTCCTTCAATCAAGGTCTTTGATAGAATAGACATGAAGTTCGTTTAAAACGAGCAGGATATGTGGTATATAGGATAGATGAAGAAGGAGTCGATCACGAATGGCAGAAAAGCTCGATTTATCCCAATTTGAGAAAAAAATGATTATCCGTCCCATGCAGCACGGGGACATTGAACATATCATCAAGATGCAGGAAGTCTGCTTCCCGGGAATGGACCCGTGGAAGGTGGAGCATCTTGAAAGTCACCTGGATATCTTCCAGGAAGGACAGCTCGTCGCGGTACTCGATGGCGAGATCATTGGTTCCTGCTCGAGTCTCATCATCAACTTTGATGAGTACGACGATCGTCACACATGGGACGACGTGACGGACAACGGGTATATCACCAACCATAACCCGGAAGGCTATAACCTCTATGGAATCGAAGTCATGGTTCACCCTGAATATCGACGGATGAAGGTCGGTCACCGTCTGTATGAGGCAAGGAAGGAGCTTGCCCGTCAGTTGAATCTGAAGAGTATCATCATCGGGGGGCGCATCCCGAACTTCTATAAGCATTCGGACGAAATGTCGCCGAGGGATTATGTGGACGCGGTTAGCCTTCATAAAATCTATGATCCGGTGCTTTCCTTCCAGCTTCTGAACGGATTCACCCTCATGCGGATCAACCCGAATTACCTTCCGGATGACAAGCGATCACAGAAGTATGCGACCCTCATGGAGTGGAACAACGTAGATTATCGCCCATTGAGCAAGCGCCACTTCAAGACGAGTCACCCCGTCAGGATCTGTGTGGTCCAATACATGATGAGGAAGATTTCATCCTTTGAAGAGTTCGCCAACCAGGTGGAATACTTTACCGATGTAGCGAGCGATGCAAAGTCAGATTTCGTCGTCTTCCCTGAGATCTTCACGACGGAGTTGATGTCGTTTTTGAACATCAAGTCCCCGAGTCTTGCCGTCAGGAAGCTTACAGATTTCACCGAGGAGTATATCGAGCTCTTCACGGATCTTGCAGTGCGATATAATGTGAACATCATCGGCGGATCCCACTTCGTGAAAGAAGAGAACGATGAAATTTACAATATCGCCTACCTCTTCAGACGCGATGGAACGATCGAAAAGCAGTACAAGATCCATATCACACCGAATGAGCGGAAATGGTGGGGAATCAGCGCCGGTGATACGGTGCGCGTATTCGATACGGATTGCGGCAAGATCGCCATCCAGATCTGCTACGATATCGAATTCCCCGAGCTTGCCAGGATCGCGACGGACAAAGGGGCCAAGATCATCTTCACCCCGTTCTGTACCGAAGACCGCCAGGGATACCTCAGGGTGCGGTATTGTTCACAGGCACGTGCGGTTGAGAACCAGATCTATACCGTCATTTCCGGTACGGTCGGCAACCTGCCTCAAACGGAAAACATGGACATCCAATACGCCCAGTCCGGCATCTTCGCTCCATCCGATTTTGAATTTGCCCGTGACGGGATCGTAGGGGAAACCAACCCGAACATCGAGATGGTCATGATCGGGGATGTGGACCTTGAAGTCCTTCGCCGCCAGCGTCAATCAGGGACGGTCCGTCAGCTGAAAGACCGGCGTCATGATGTGTACGGCATCTCCTACAAAAAATGAATGATCAAGACCCTGCCCTGAAACCGGCAGGGTCTTTTCCGTAGTGTGGGACGCAAACACAGCGAGAGGTAAAAGACCTGTTAGCCATCCTGTTTCCGCTTTTTGTATTTTTGAAAATTATCCCACTGAACCGGGTCAAAAGTATGCTACTATAGAAAAGCAAACCCTGCTCCTCCAATGAAGGAGGATTTACGGGTGTTGGGCTAGAATAATACAAACACAGAGCCTATTAGGAGGGGATTCAGATGAGTTGGAAAGCAGCATGGGAAAAGTGGAGTGGATTCTCTGGACTAGATGAAGAGATGGGGAATGCCCTTCTTTCGATCAATGATGATGAGAAAGCCCTCGAAGACGCATTCTATAAAGACCTTGAGTTCGGTACTGGTGGCATGCGAGGAGAAATCGGACCTGGAACGAACCGGATGAATGTATATACCGTCAGGAAGGCATCTGAAGGATTGGCCCGTTACATAGAAGATCAAGGGGAGGAAGCGAAGCGGCGGGGCGTGGTGATCGCGTATGATTCACGGCATAAGTCACCTGAATTCGCCATGGAGTCTGCCAAGACCTTGGCGACTCACGGTATCCAGACCTATGTGTTCGATGAATTGGCTCCGACACCGGAGTTATCTTTTGCCCTCAGGACGCTCAATGCTTTCTCGGGAATTGTCGTCACGGCGAGTCATAACCCCCCTGAATATAATGGATACAAAGTATATGGTGAGGACGGGGCACAGCTTCCGCCCCATGAAGCAGATGAAGTGATAAGAAGGGTCAATGAAGTAGAGGATGAGCTGGTGATCAAGGTGCTTCCTGAAGAGGAATTGAAGCAAAAAGGCCTGATCAAGATGATCGGGAAAGAAATTGATCAATCCTATCTCGAGCATCTTCTCACGATTTCGGAAAAACCACAGATCGCTGCGGAAGTCGATTTAAAGATCGTCTTTACACCCCTTCATGGAACAGGTCTGAAAATGGCAGAACGCGGCCTTGAGGCTCTTGGCTACAAGCATGTCCATATCGTCAGTGAGCAGGCTATTCCGGATCCGGAATTCACAACGGTTGCTTCGCCCAATCCGGAAGAAAGGAAAGCGTTCGGATATGCCATCCGTCAAGGGAAGGAAATCGATGCTGATATCCTGATCGCCACCGATCCGGATGCAGATCGCCTGGGAGTTGCAGTGAAAGGCGGAAGCGGGGAGTATATCCTCCTTACGGGTAATCAGACAGGCGCGATCCTGATGGACTATATATTGGCAAGGAAGCAGGAGAAGAATCAGCTCCCGGCGAACGGACGGGTATTCAAGACGATCGTCACGTCGGAACTTGGGCGTAAAGTAGCCGAGCACTATGGCGCTTCTGTCGAGGATGTGTTGACAGGGTTCAAGTTCATCGGAGAAAAGATCAAAGCATACGAACAATCGGGCGAACATACCTTCTTGTTCGGTTATGAAGAAAGCTACGGGTATTTGATCGGTGATTTTGCCCGTGATAAAGATGCCATCCAGGCCGTCCTCATGGCAGCGGAAGCAGCGGCCTACTATAAGGGGCAGGGGAAAACACTCCAGGATGTACTGAATGAACTGTATGAGCGTCACGGTTATTATCAGGAGGGACTGCAAAGCATGACCCTCAAAGGGAAAGAGGGAGCCGAACAGATCCAGGGCATCCTGAAGGATTTCCGATCTGATCCCCTTAAAGAAATTGCCGGAAGAAAGGTGGTCACCGCTGAAGATTATGCAAGCGGTGAGCGGACCAATCTGCTGACAGGCGAAAAAGAAACCATCGATCTTCCTTCTTCGAATGTGTTGAAATATTTCCTTGATAATGGGTCTTGGGTATGTCTCCGTCCATCGGGAACCGAACCGAAAATCAAGTTCTATTTCAGCGTGGTCGGTGCCACCAAGCAGGAGAGCGATGAATTGCTGCACGTCATCCAGGAAGACTTCATGGTGAAAGTCGAAGGGAAGATGCAAGCGAAAGCAGGGAAGGCTTAATGCCTTCCTTCTTTTTTTGTGGAAAGTCAGACAAAAGTCGTAGCGGGTCTTGAGACCTTAAGCGAATGCCGATTGGCCGGAAGGAGTTATACTAGAGAGGAGAAGAAAGGGCGAATACGATGAACGAAGGATCAAACATCGAACTTTTAAAGGAAATTGCCGAATTATTGAATACCGAGACCGAAATGGAATCCATGATGAGCGAAGCATTGAATAAGCTGATCAATGGGACGGTCTTCACGAGCGGCTGGATCTTTTTCATTGATCATACAGGGAAACATGAAATGGTCTCTCATCAGAACCTTCCAGCATCCTTGACAGAACGCGGATGTGAGCGGATGAAAGAAGGCGGGTGCTGGTGTGTCAACCGATTTATCAAAGGGAAGCTTACCAAGGCGACGAATATCATTGAATGCCTGCGAATTGAAAAAGCAATCGAAGAAGATCCGAATGCGACAAACGATATCCTCTATCATGCAACGGTTCCCCTTCAGTCCGGGCAGGAATCGTTTGGCTTATTGAATATGGCAGCACCGTATAAGACCCATTACTCCCAGGAGGAGCTTGCTCTTTTGGAATCTGTCGCTTTTCAGATCGGCTCTGCCATCAAGCGGATCACCTTGACGAAAAAGGAGCAGGAACTTGCCCTGATCGGGGAAAGGAACCGATTGGCCAGGGACCTCCATGATTCCGTCAATCAGCTGCTCTTTTCCCTCACATTGACGGCAAGGGGCGGTTCGGCTATGACGGGTGACCAGGATGTCAAGGATACGTTCCAGACGATCCAGGGCATGGCGCAGGAAGCTCTGTCAGAAATGAGGGCCCTGATCTGGCAATTGAAGCCTCACGGACTTGAGAACGGACTCGTCCAAGCAGTCAGGGGCTATGCGGATATGCTCGGGCTGAAGCTTGATGCGGAGATAAAGGGACTGGCATGTTTGGATTCAAAATATGAAGAAGCGCTCTGGAGGGTAAGCCAGGAGGCTCTGAATAATTGCAAGAAGCATGCAGGTGTCCAGTCAGTGCGATACCGGTTGACGAGGAGGAGTGACCTTGTCGAGCTGATCATTGAGGATGATGGCTATGGCTTCCACTACGATCCCTCCAATTCCCTCCCTTCCGTGGGTCTCCAGGGAATGAAGGAGCGGATCAAGGCAGTAGGAGGAAGCCTCACCATCGATTCGGCACTCGGAAAGGGCACGGTCCTCTCCGTGAAGATACCATGTTAGGAGGTAGAAGGGATTGATCAAAATATTGATTGTCGATGACCACCACGTTGTCAGGAGGGGGCTTGCCTTCTTCTTGAAGACCCAGAAAGATATGGACATCATCGGCGAAGCGAAAAACGGGAAAGAAGCGGTCGAAATGGCTGCAGCCCTCGTTCCGGATATCATCCTCATGGATCTTATGATGCCGGAGATGGATGGAATCGAAGCCACAAGAAAAATCAAAGCGGTCAACCCGGGAATCCAGATCATGATGCTCACGAGCTTCTCGGATCAAGACCAGGTTGTTCCTGCCATCGAAGCAGGGGCGGGAGGATATCAGCTCAAGGATATTGAGCCTGATGAGCTGGTGAAAAGCATCAGGAAGCTCCTGTCCGGGGAGAATTCCCTTCACCCGAAGGCGACGAATCATCTTCTGACCAGAATCACCAAAAAAGAACCACCCAATAAGATTCATGAGCTCACGAGAAGGGAATCTGAGGTGCTCAAGGAATTGACCAAAGGAAAGAGCAATAAAGATATCGCCTCGAGCCTTTTTATCACAGAGAAGACGGTGAAGACCCATATCTCCAATATCTTTTCTAAACTTGAGGTGACAGACAGGACGCAGGCAGCCCTCTACGCTGTTAAAAATCAGCTTGCATGGAAGGATGAATGAGCATGAATATCACAGTCATCAACGGAACGCCGAGAAAGCAAGGGAGGACAGGCATCGTAGCCCGTTACTTGTCCAAACAGTACGGATGCAGCCTGATCGACCTTAGCGACGGGAGCATCCCTCTATACACAGGGGAACGGGAGCAATCCGAACTGGAAGCGGTCCGGTCGTTGAAACAGAAGGTACAGGACGCAGATGCTGTCATACTTTGTTCCCCCGAGTATCACAGTGGAATGAGCGGTGCGTTGAAAAACGCCATGGACTTCATGGGCAGCGACCAATTTGCCCATAAGCCCGTGGCCATCATCGCGTGCTCGGGAGGAGGGAAAGGCGGCATCAACTGCCTGACGAATCTCCGGACCGTGAGCCGAGGTGTGTATGCCAACGTCATCCCAAGGCAGCTGGTTCTTGATCCTCACTGTTTTGACCGGGAAAAGGATACGCTTTTACCTGATCCTGAAGCATTGGTCGAAGGCATGATGAAGGAACTGATGGTTTACGCAGAAGCGCATGCATCCATACGCGGGAAGCTTGTCCAGCCCTGAAAATTTGAAAAACCGACCTGTAGTGTCAGGTCGGCCGGTGGAATTCTCTTGTTTACATTTTGACAGCATCGACTTCCAGTGGTTGCTCTTCACTGTAGGTGATGTTGGCATGTTCGATATAGCGTAAAAGCGTATATAGGCTGCGTTCCACAACCGTATAATCGTGCGAAAAGTGATAGGCATGCAGGAAATGTTCGATCCTCTTTGAGAGAAGGTCGTCCTTCGTCCTCACCATCAAGATCAGCAGGTTATCCCATTCTGACCGATGAGTGTAGTATAGCGCCTTGTCGTAGTCCACTTTATCCACTCTGGTTCCCTCCTTCTGAAGGGGTACTGTTAGTGTATGGAGACATACGGGGGAACTTCCTCAGCAAAACTTGGCACTGTGGATTCTTCTGCTTCTCCTTATTTTGGGTGAATAAAGTCCCCTTCCTACCCTCATTCTAAAGGGAAAAGAACAAGAGGTGAGATACATGAAGAAGCCCCTTCTCATCATTTGCCTGCTGTCCATCCTGTTTCCATGCTTAGCCAATGCAACAGAAGTGGACTATAAAAAATTCGGCCGGATCGCTTCCGTCGTCGTCAAAGAAGACTATCCAGGACAGGCCGTCAAGGATTATCACTACCTGGGCCGAAAGCAACTGACGAGCGAAAAGGTATCCGATACATTCGAGTTCACCGTACAGGAGAATAACAGGGATAAAAGGGTATTGATCATCGTCGTACATGACCTGGCGAATGAGAAAACGCTGAACATCACGGTCCATGAATGAAATGCCTCCCTTTGGGGAGGTTTTTTTACGACTTACTATAGTGAATCAGGAAAAAAAAACCTGCATGGAGAATGGGATGTCTGGTATAATGGATGTTATCAATGAAAAGAAGGGAGATTGGCAATCCGATGTGAGTACAGCTTTTTTTCTAGCCTGAAAATTGAATAATGGGAGGAAAAAAAGATGCATTCCATCGCATTTCGACATCTCTGGTTCGGTCAGGCGTTGGCCAATCTTGGCGACGTCTTATATATTGTGGGACTGATTTCGGCTGTTTATGCCATGACGGGGTCGGCCGTTTATATGACTGCAGTTCCACTGATCATCACCTTTTCCCGCTTCGTGAGTTCCGTGGCGGCACCGCTCCTTATGAACAGGGCCACGCTCAGGACACTTCTTGCCTGGTCGCAGGCAGGGAAGACAGCATTGTTGTTCACTGTTCTGTTTGCCCTGCAGAGTTCTTCCGTTTGGCCGCTGCTCTTGCTGGGGGCGGGAATCGCTTTTCTGGACGGATGGGCGCTCCCGGCGCGTAATGCCTTCGTCCCCTATCTCGTCAAAAGGGAAGAACTGATGGGGGCAAACGGTTTCTTATCGACCGTCGATCAGATCATCCAGTTTTCCAGCTGGGCCCTTGGAGGAGTATTGCTCTCCCTTATCGGGGTTGATTATCTCTTTGTCACCGTATTCATTCTGTTCCTTGTCAGTACGGTCTACATGTTCCGGCTTCCGGCAGCCCTGAAG from Rossellomorea marisflavi includes the following:
- a CDS encoding RluA family pseudouridine synthase, producing the protein MKTRRIGDQFELTIPSNWKNVTIEMILKDKWNSPKKWIHSMRMSKEVKINGEVAGWNEPLKGGDRLQLPLFKGLELNVNPTYGELDVLFEDEHVIVVNKPAGIDTHPNGLDDTHTLANLVAFHIQASGKSSNVLHIHRLDKDTSGAVVFAKDPLSKAILDRLLSERKVKRTYHAVAQGSLKKNKGSITDPIGRDRHHPTRRRVSASGQEAITHFKVVSKQKDKTSLTLQLKTGRTHQIRVHLSSLGHPLAGDLLYDGTPVYKRQALHASSIVFPHPLTGETISCHASCSDIAELNWED
- a CDS encoding YhcU family protein; this translates as MKILIASTPEQEEQIQELIEYMYCTVFPDYFTDDEIRQMDDLKVLHTHVHEVEYVGTLKEAFQIISSLQTLIAIIETGSEERVYREMFAHNAGILRGFGISFPFSFEQFSEGHDCDNHISLYAKPANQLLI
- a CDS encoding thioredoxin family protein; amino-acid sequence: MKKVIIFLAVVVLLFGGIAIITSMQNSQKAEGNMFKKDKLNPATVDLLDDPNYQNVILPDDLKEKLDSKEDVTVYFYASDCVHCKRTTPTLAPLAKDMDVDMVQYNLLEFQQGWDDYNIEATPTLVHFKGGKEEARLVGEQPKEEFEAFFNEYVKE
- a CDS encoding disulfide oxidoreductase, yielding MNKKADSLFFTAWATSLIAMLGSLYFSEIMKYEPCELCWYQRILMYPMVIILGVAYVRKDFKMALYSMILSGIGTLVSLYHYSIQKVSFLSDNAPACGRVPCTGEYINWMGFVTIPFLALTGFIIIFIMSLLVLKTLKEDH
- a CDS encoding bifunctional GNAT family N-acetyltransferase/carbon-nitrogen hydrolase family protein, which produces MAEKLDLSQFEKKMIIRPMQHGDIEHIIKMQEVCFPGMDPWKVEHLESHLDIFQEGQLVAVLDGEIIGSCSSLIINFDEYDDRHTWDDVTDNGYITNHNPEGYNLYGIEVMVHPEYRRMKVGHRLYEARKELARQLNLKSIIIGGRIPNFYKHSDEMSPRDYVDAVSLHKIYDPVLSFQLLNGFTLMRINPNYLPDDKRSQKYATLMEWNNVDYRPLSKRHFKTSHPVRICVVQYMMRKISSFEEFANQVEYFTDVASDAKSDFVVFPEIFTTELMSFLNIKSPSLAVRKLTDFTEEYIELFTDLAVRYNVNIIGGSHFVKEENDEIYNIAYLFRRDGTIEKQYKIHITPNERKWWGISAGDTVRVFDTDCGKIAIQICYDIEFPELARIATDKGAKIIFTPFCTEDRQGYLRVRYCSQARAVENQIYTVISGTVGNLPQTENMDIQYAQSGIFAPSDFEFARDGIVGETNPNIEMVMIGDVDLEVLRRQRQSGTVRQLKDRRHDVYGISYKK
- a CDS encoding phospho-sugar mutase, whose translation is MSWKAAWEKWSGFSGLDEEMGNALLSINDDEKALEDAFYKDLEFGTGGMRGEIGPGTNRMNVYTVRKASEGLARYIEDQGEEAKRRGVVIAYDSRHKSPEFAMESAKTLATHGIQTYVFDELAPTPELSFALRTLNAFSGIVVTASHNPPEYNGYKVYGEDGAQLPPHEADEVIRRVNEVEDELVIKVLPEEELKQKGLIKMIGKEIDQSYLEHLLTISEKPQIAAEVDLKIVFTPLHGTGLKMAERGLEALGYKHVHIVSEQAIPDPEFTTVASPNPEERKAFGYAIRQGKEIDADILIATDPDADRLGVAVKGGSGEYILLTGNQTGAILMDYILARKQEKNQLPANGRVFKTIVTSELGRKVAEHYGASVEDVLTGFKFIGEKIKAYEQSGEHTFLFGYEESYGYLIGDFARDKDAIQAVLMAAEAAAYYKGQGKTLQDVLNELYERHGYYQEGLQSMTLKGKEGAEQIQGILKDFRSDPLKEIAGRKVVTAEDYASGERTNLLTGEKETIDLPSSNVLKYFLDNGSWVCLRPSGTEPKIKFYFSVVGATKQESDELLHVIQEDFMVKVEGKMQAKAGKA
- a CDS encoding GAF domain-containing sensor histidine kinase, which codes for MNEGSNIELLKEIAELLNTETEMESMMSEALNKLINGTVFTSGWIFFIDHTGKHEMVSHQNLPASLTERGCERMKEGGCWCVNRFIKGKLTKATNIIECLRIEKAIEEDPNATNDILYHATVPLQSGQESFGLLNMAAPYKTHYSQEELALLESVAFQIGSAIKRITLTKKEQELALIGERNRLARDLHDSVNQLLFSLTLTARGGSAMTGDQDVKDTFQTIQGMAQEALSEMRALIWQLKPHGLENGLVQAVRGYADMLGLKLDAEIKGLACLDSKYEEALWRVSQEALNNCKKHAGVQSVRYRLTRRSDLVELIIEDDGYGFHYDPSNSLPSVGLQGMKERIKAVGGSLTIDSALGKGTVLSVKIPC
- a CDS encoding response regulator; protein product: MIKILIVDDHHVVRRGLAFFLKTQKDMDIIGEAKNGKEAVEMAAALVPDIILMDLMMPEMDGIEATRKIKAVNPGIQIMMLTSFSDQDQVVPAIEAGAGGYQLKDIEPDELVKSIRKLLSGENSLHPKATNHLLTRITKKEPPNKIHELTRRESEVLKELTKGKSNKDIASSLFITEKTVKTHISNIFSKLEVTDRTQAALYAVKNQLAWKDE
- a CDS encoding NADPH-dependent FMN reductase codes for the protein MNITVINGTPRKQGRTGIVARYLSKQYGCSLIDLSDGSIPLYTGEREQSELEAVRSLKQKVQDADAVILCSPEYHSGMSGALKNAMDFMGSDQFAHKPVAIIACSGGGKGGINCLTNLRTVSRGVYANVIPRQLVLDPHCFDREKDTLLPDPEALVEGMMKELMVYAEAHASIRGKLVQP
- a CDS encoding YhdB family protein gives rise to the protein MDKVDYDKALYYTHRSEWDNLLILMVRTKDDLLSKRIEHFLHAYHFSHDYTVVERSLYTLLRYIEHANITYSEEQPLEVDAVKM
- a CDS encoding DUF3889 domain-containing protein, encoding MKKPLLIICLLSILFPCLANATEVDYKKFGRIASVVVKEDYPGQAVKDYHYLGRKQLTSEKVSDTFEFTVQENNRDKRVLIIVVHDLANEKTLNITVHE